A part of Nostoc sp. KVJ3 genomic DNA contains:
- a CDS encoding ParM/StbA family protein, protein MIATQLKEAETPQTTPAIAVGDDSGAGLKKLCLGNGTTQTRVRTPSKVLEIKEELHDILTSNEGGHFFYHSGDRLDLVGREFLTGTLASWKAPTTHIKLSDDPALKAEYGLHTLLGALATLPYRQEWNLHLVLSIHNVKIFKNLLTDKTSGSHTVSFNGKNTPTSQVNLNVSLVVPEGAGSYSYCVSAKPEPLIDRSAHAIAVDFGTSTVIPTVFAPGAVLSIAKF, encoded by the coding sequence ATGATTGCTACTCAGCTAAAAGAGGCTGAAACACCCCAAACTACCCCAGCAATAGCTGTAGGAGACGATTCTGGGGCAGGGCTAAAAAAGCTTTGCTTAGGCAATGGCACTACCCAAACAAGAGTTCGTACTCCCTCAAAAGTCTTGGAAATAAAGGAAGAATTGCACGATATCCTGACCTCGAATGAAGGTGGACACTTCTTCTACCACTCAGGCGACAGGTTGGATTTAGTTGGGCGGGAATTCCTCACTGGTACACTTGCCAGTTGGAAAGCCCCTACAACCCACATCAAACTCAGTGACGACCCGGCACTAAAAGCTGAATACGGCTTGCACACATTACTTGGGGCGTTGGCTACCCTGCCCTACCGTCAAGAGTGGAACCTGCATTTAGTGCTATCTATACATAATGTGAAGATTTTCAAAAATTTGTTAACTGACAAAACCAGTGGCAGTCACACAGTCAGTTTCAACGGCAAAAATACGCCCACTTCACAGGTCAATTTGAACGTGAGTTTGGTTGTCCCCGAAGGCGCTGGCTCCTACTCCTACTGCGTTTCCGCTAAACCTGAACCATTAATTGACCGCAGCGCCCATGCCATCGCAGTAGATTTTGGTACATCCACAGTTATTCCCACAGTTTTCGCTCCAGGCGCAGTATTATCCATCGCCAAGTTTTAG
- a CDS encoding plasmid partition protein ParG, whose product MRLEELMAKLPPDMTELSSYIDKDLKLRFKLACTAKQKTMSEVITDLIEEWLEENENPSPVKKEKGEA is encoded by the coding sequence ATGAGACTTGAGGAACTAATGGCGAAACTACCGCCAGACATGACGGAACTGAGCAGCTATATCGACAAGGATTTGAAGCTGAGATTTAAGCTGGCTTGCACAGCAAAACAAAAAACTATGAGCGAAGTGATAACTGACCTTATAGAAGAATGGCTAGAAGAAAACGAAAACCCCTCGCCCGTCAAGAAAGAAAAGGGGGAAGCATGA